Proteins from a genomic interval of Thermoanaerobacterium thermosaccharolyticum DSM 571:
- a CDS encoding beta-galactosidase, with the protein MTKYKPISEKYPHFLHGGDYNPDQWLNYPRILDEDIRLMKLANWNVVSLGIFAWAAIEPEEGNYQFEWLDRIMDKLYDNGIYVILATPSAAPPAWLVQKYPEVARVDSNRVRHLFGGRQNHCFTSPIYREKVRSINRKLAERYKDHPALIAWHVSNEYGNDCHCDLCQEAFRNWLKKKYDNDIKKLNHEWWSYFWSHTFTDWSQIQTPSPIGETTIHGLNLDYKRFVTDQTVDFFKNEIAPLKEFTPNIPITTNFMGTFPGLNYWKFAKHLDVISWDSYPTWHGNEEDWVVAYKTAFVHDINRSLKGGQPFMLMESTPSVTNWQLVSKLKRPGMHALSSIQAVAHGADTVQYFQWRKSRGGFEKFHGAVVDHCGHENTRVFKDVKEVGEILKRLDPIIGTSVKPEVAIIYDWENSWAIEDAKGPRQEKKDYLLTCQSHYRPFWSKCVPVDVIDMESDFNGYKLLIAPMLYMIKDGVAERIKQFVKNGGTFVTTYLSGIVNENDLCYLGGFPGPLKEVLGIWSEEIDALHDKDENYVVFNETNELGIRGEYKTKELCEIIHLEGARDLAKYKEDFYVGYPAVAVNNYGNGKAYYIAFRNNDDFVDDFYRKIIELLNIKRAIDVDLPVGVTAQLRTDGNREFIFLLNFTDEEKKLDLKDIEYIDIVDNSMLDGKVMLPPYGFKIIEKGN; encoded by the coding sequence ATGACAAAGTATAAACCAATAAGTGAAAAATATCCACACTTTCTTCATGGTGGAGATTATAATCCAGATCAGTGGTTGAACTATCCAAGAATTTTGGACGAAGACATAAGATTGATGAAATTGGCAAATTGGAATGTGGTAAGTTTAGGTATATTTGCTTGGGCAGCCATAGAACCAGAAGAAGGAAATTATCAATTTGAATGGCTAGATCGTATAATGGACAAGTTGTATGATAATGGAATATATGTCATACTTGCAACGCCCAGTGCTGCACCTCCTGCATGGCTTGTGCAAAAGTATCCAGAAGTAGCGAGGGTTGATTCAAATAGAGTAAGGCATCTCTTTGGAGGAAGGCAGAACCACTGCTTTACGTCTCCAATATACAGAGAAAAAGTAAGAAGTATTAATAGAAAATTAGCAGAGAGATATAAAGACCATCCAGCATTAATTGCTTGGCATGTATCAAATGAATACGGCAATGATTGCCATTGCGATTTATGCCAGGAAGCGTTTAGAAATTGGCTTAAGAAAAAATATGATAATGATATAAAAAAATTAAATCATGAATGGTGGAGCTACTTTTGGAGCCATACATTTACAGATTGGTCTCAGATACAAACGCCATCACCAATTGGAGAAACAACGATACATGGATTAAACTTAGATTACAAAAGATTTGTAACAGATCAGACGGTAGATTTTTTTAAAAATGAGATTGCACCTTTAAAAGAGTTTACACCAAATATTCCTATAACAACTAATTTTATGGGGACTTTTCCGGGACTTAACTATTGGAAATTTGCAAAACATCTTGATGTCATATCATGGGACAGCTATCCAACTTGGCATGGAAACGAAGAGGATTGGGTAGTTGCATATAAAACAGCATTTGTCCACGACATCAATCGCTCCCTTAAAGGTGGGCAGCCATTTATGCTAATGGAAAGCACACCAAGTGTTACAAATTGGCAGCTCGTCTCAAAATTAAAAAGACCAGGAATGCATGCTTTATCATCAATACAGGCAGTTGCTCATGGAGCAGATACTGTTCAGTATTTTCAATGGAGAAAAAGCAGGGGAGGCTTTGAAAAATTTCATGGTGCAGTAGTAGATCACTGTGGACATGAAAACACAAGAGTATTTAAAGATGTAAAAGAAGTAGGAGAAATACTAAAAAGGTTAGATCCGATTATAGGCACATCCGTAAAGCCAGAGGTGGCTATAATTTACGATTGGGAGAATAGTTGGGCGATAGAAGATGCAAAAGGTCCGAGGCAAGAAAAAAAGGATTACCTTTTGACATGCCAATCGCATTATAGGCCATTTTGGAGTAAATGTGTTCCAGTAGATGTAATCGACATGGAAAGTGATTTTAATGGATACAAGTTATTGATAGCTCCAATGCTTTACATGATAAAAGATGGTGTAGCTGAAAGAATAAAACAATTCGTAAAAAATGGTGGGACATTTGTAACAACATATTTAAGTGGTATAGTAAACGAAAATGATCTTTGTTATCTAGGTGGTTTTCCTGGACCGCTAAAAGAGGTGTTGGGGATTTGGAGCGAAGAAATAGATGCATTGCACGACAAAGATGAAAATTATGTAGTTTTTAATGAAACTAACGAATTAGGCATTAGAGGTGAATATAAGACAAAGGAGCTTTGCGAAATTATTCATCTTGAAGGAGCAAGAGATTTAGCCAAATACAAAGAAGACTTCTATGTAGGTTATCCTGCAGTGGCAGTTAATAATTATGGCAATGGAAAAGCATATTATATAGCATTTAGGAATAATGATGATTTTGTCGATGATTTTTATCGCAAAATAATAGAACTTTTAAATATAAAAAGAGCGATAGATGTTGATTTGCCAGTTGGAGTTACTGCTCAATTACGAACAGATGGAAATAGAGAATTTATATTCTTGTTAAACTTCACAGATGAAGAAAAGAAATTAGATCTAAAAGACATTGAATATATAGATATAGTAGATAATAGCATGTTAGACGGAAAAGTTATGTTGCCGCCTTATGGATTTAAGATTATAGAAAAGGGAAACTAA
- the yicI gene encoding alpha-xylosidase — translation MKFTDGNWLVRKEYKIFGATEVNDYEIMDNSVILYVPTFHVISRGNTLGGPLLTVEISSPMENVISVKLYHFKGKAKKSPKFEINIKDDVEADIKEDDSYITFTSGNLMAKIKTKGDWSIDFFVDGRRITGTGFKNMAYITSQNGKNYLREQLDLGVDEYIYGLGERFTPFVKNGQVVDIWNRDGGTSSEQAYKNIPFYVTNKGYGVFVNDTGLVSYEIASERVSKVQFSVMDEEMEYFIIGGETIKDVLINYTSLTGKPSLPPAWSFGLWLTTSFLTNYDEKTVSFFIDEMMKRDIPLSVFHFDCFWMKEFQWCDFEWDSRYFPDPENMLKRLKERGVRISVWINPYIAQKSKLFDEATEKGYLLKRANGDVWQWDLWQPGMGIVDFTNPDACQWFSSKLEKLIDMGVDCFKTDFGERIPIDVVYYDGSDPERMHNYYTFLYNKVVYNTLAKKLGKDKAIVFARSATAGSQQFPVHWGGDCNATYESMAETLRGGLSISMSGFAFWSHDIAGFESTATPDIYKRWTAFGLLSSHSRLHGNAAYKVPWLYGEEAVDVLRYFTKLKNKLMPYLYSKAYEASITGVPVMRPMVMEFQDDPTCAYVDRQYMLGDSLMVAPIFNEEGIAKYYLPKGKWTNYLNGAVINGQQWIQEKHGYMSIPLMVRPNTIIATGNIDSKPDYDYLDNVTFEIFQLENGLEASTIVYGINGEDQVTVNAKREGNSIVVNVDKAKKPWNVLLRGIYKVKETIGASCDEDEFGIRIKPEKGRSKINIILS, via the coding sequence ATGAAATTTACAGATGGAAATTGGCTTGTAAGGAAAGAATACAAGATTTTTGGAGCTACTGAAGTAAATGATTATGAGATTATGGATAATAGTGTAATTTTATATGTACCTACGTTTCATGTAATAAGTAGAGGGAATACATTAGGCGGTCCTCTACTAACTGTGGAAATAAGTTCGCCGATGGAAAATGTAATTAGTGTTAAATTATATCATTTTAAAGGTAAAGCGAAAAAGAGTCCTAAATTTGAAATAAATATAAAAGATGACGTAGAAGCAGATATAAAAGAAGATGATAGTTATATTACTTTTACAAGCGGGAATCTTATGGCGAAGATAAAAACTAAAGGAGATTGGTCAATTGACTTTTTCGTAGATGGCAGACGTATTACTGGTACAGGCTTTAAAAATATGGCATATATAACATCGCAAAATGGAAAAAACTATTTAAGAGAGCAATTAGACTTGGGTGTTGATGAATATATATATGGCTTAGGTGAGAGGTTTACGCCTTTTGTTAAAAACGGTCAAGTGGTAGATATATGGAACAGGGATGGTGGCACCAGCAGTGAACAAGCGTATAAAAATATACCTTTTTATGTAACAAATAAGGGATACGGTGTTTTTGTAAATGATACAGGACTTGTATCGTATGAAATTGCTTCTGAGAGGGTTTCAAAAGTACAATTTAGCGTGATGGATGAGGAGATGGAATATTTCATAATAGGTGGAGAAACAATAAAAGACGTGCTTATAAATTATACTTCTTTAACAGGAAAGCCATCATTGCCTCCTGCATGGTCATTTGGATTGTGGCTTACAACATCATTTTTAACAAATTATGACGAAAAGACAGTTAGCTTCTTTATAGATGAGATGATGAAGAGGGACATACCACTTAGTGTGTTTCACTTTGACTGTTTTTGGATGAAGGAATTTCAGTGGTGTGATTTCGAATGGGACTCAAGATACTTTCCTGATCCTGAAAATATGTTAAAGAGGTTAAAGGAAAGAGGTGTTAGGATATCTGTTTGGATAAATCCATATATAGCCCAAAAGTCGAAACTTTTTGATGAAGCAACAGAAAAGGGCTATCTTCTGAAAAGGGCAAATGGGGATGTATGGCAATGGGATTTATGGCAGCCCGGAATGGGAATAGTTGATTTCACAAATCCTGACGCGTGCCAATGGTTTTCATCAAAATTAGAAAAACTTATTGACATGGGGGTAGATTGCTTTAAGACAGACTTTGGTGAGAGAATACCAATAGATGTTGTTTATTACGATGGTTCTGATCCTGAAAGAATGCACAACTATTACACATTTTTATATAATAAAGTAGTTTATAATACACTTGCTAAAAAACTTGGGAAAGATAAAGCAATTGTTTTTGCAAGATCGGCAACGGCAGGTAGTCAACAGTTTCCGGTTCATTGGGGCGGTGACTGCAATGCTACATATGAATCAATGGCAGAAACCTTACGCGGTGGTCTTTCAATAAGTATGTCGGGATTTGCTTTTTGGAGTCATGACATAGCTGGATTTGAAAGTACAGCCACACCAGATATATATAAACGATGGACAGCTTTTGGGCTTTTATCATCACACAGTAGACTTCACGGCAATGCGGCATATAAAGTGCCATGGTTGTACGGTGAAGAAGCAGTAGATGTTTTAAGGTATTTTACAAAATTGAAAAACAAATTGATGCCATACTTATATTCAAAGGCTTATGAAGCATCAATTACTGGAGTGCCTGTCATGAGGCCAATGGTTATGGAATTTCAAGATGATCCAACTTGTGCGTATGTTGATAGGCAGTATATGCTTGGAGACTCTTTAATGGTTGCTCCAATATTTAACGAAGAAGGAATTGCAAAATACTACCTGCCAAAGGGAAAATGGACTAATTATTTAAATGGCGCAGTCATAAATGGTCAACAATGGATTCAAGAGAAACATGGCTACATGAGTATACCTCTTATGGTTAGACCAAATACGATTATTGCAACAGGAAATATCGACAGTAAACCTGACTATGATTATTTGGACAATGTAACTTTTGAAATATTCCAGTTAGAAAATGGTTTAGAGGCATCTACAATAGTTTATGGAATAAACGGAGAAGATCAAGTGACTGTAAATGCTAAAAGAGAAGGAAATTCTATTGTGGTGAATGTAGATAAAGCCAAAAAACCTTGGAATGTACTGTTGAGAGGTATTTATAAAGTTAAAGAAACAATAGGTGCTTCATGCGATGAAGATGAGTTTGGTATACGTATAAAACCTGAAAAAGGCAGGTCAAAAATAAATATTATATTGTCATAG
- a CDS encoding alpha-N-arabinofuranosidase, protein MLAKIVINADCKKGKISKNIYGHFAEHLGRCIYGGFWVGKDSEIPNIDGIRKDVVEALKKIKIPVLRWPGGCFADEYHWKDGIGPYESRPKMINVHWGGVIENNHFGTHEFFELCDLLNAEPYICGNVGSGTVQEMREWIEYMTFDGESPMANLRASNGRKEPWKLKYFGVGNESWGCGGNMRPEYYADVYRRYSTYVRNFGSNKIFKIACGPNTDDYNWTEVLMREAGKFVDGLSLHYYTVPGTWERKGSATDFDEEEWFITMKKALYMDELISKHSTIMDKYDSEKRVALVVDEWGTWYDVEPGTNPGFLYQQNTMRDALVAGIHFNIFNKHCDRVKMANIAQTINVLQAVILTDGAKMVLTPTYHVFDMYKVHQDAELLDFNIDTPEYMLDSEHGIPQVTATVSSDDSGKIHISLCNLNPKESVTVECEFRGAKVSKATCTILTADEMNAHNTFDNPNKVVPKEFDEIKIIDNKVIVTMPKMSVIVVEVGKVEE, encoded by the coding sequence ATGTTAGCAAAAATCGTTATCAATGCAGATTGTAAAAAGGGTAAAATAAGCAAGAACATCTACGGACACTTTGCAGAACATTTAGGAAGATGCATATATGGTGGTTTTTGGGTTGGAAAAGATTCTGAAATACCAAACATAGACGGTATTAGAAAAGATGTTGTTGAAGCATTGAAAAAGATTAAGATACCAGTATTGAGGTGGCCGGGTGGATGCTTTGCAGACGAATACCATTGGAAAGATGGCATAGGCCCTTACGAATCAAGACCAAAAATGATTAATGTGCATTGGGGTGGTGTAATCGAAAACAATCACTTTGGTACTCATGAATTCTTTGAACTATGCGATCTTTTGAATGCTGAGCCATATATTTGTGGAAATGTTGGAAGTGGTACAGTTCAAGAGATGAGGGAATGGATAGAGTACATGACATTTGATGGTGAATCACCAATGGCAAATTTGAGAGCATCAAATGGAAGGAAAGAACCATGGAAGCTTAAATACTTTGGTGTTGGCAATGAAAGCTGGGGCTGCGGTGGCAATATGCGTCCAGAATATTACGCTGATGTATATAGAAGATATTCCACCTATGTAAGGAATTTTGGCAGCAATAAGATATTTAAGATTGCTTGTGGACCCAATACAGACGATTATAATTGGACGGAAGTGTTGATGAGAGAAGCTGGTAAGTTTGTGGATGGCCTAAGTTTGCATTACTATACAGTACCAGGCACATGGGAAAGAAAAGGATCAGCCACAGATTTTGATGAAGAAGAATGGTTTATTACGATGAAGAAAGCGTTATACATGGATGAATTAATATCAAAACATTCCACTATTATGGATAAATATGATTCTGAAAAAAGAGTTGCATTAGTTGTAGATGAATGGGGCACATGGTATGATGTAGAACCAGGTACAAACCCTGGGTTCTTGTATCAACAAAATACAATGAGAGATGCTTTGGTTGCAGGTATTCACTTTAACATATTCAATAAACATTGCGATAGAGTTAAGATGGCTAATATAGCACAGACTATAAACGTTTTACAAGCAGTAATTCTTACAGATGGAGCTAAAATGGTACTTACACCGACATATCATGTATTTGACATGTACAAAGTTCATCAAGATGCAGAATTATTAGACTTTAATATTGATACACCAGAATATATGCTTGATTCAGAACATGGTATTCCTCAAGTAACAGCAACTGTTTCTTCTGATGATAGTGGAAAAATTCATATTTCTCTGTGCAATCTAAATCCTAAAGAATCGGTAACAGTGGAATGTGAGTTTAGAGGAGCAAAAGTAAGTAAAGCAACATGTACAATTTTAACTGCTGATGAAATGAATGCACACAATACTTTTGACAATCCTAACAAAGTTGTACCAAAAGAGTTTGACGAAATTAAAATAATTGACAATAAAGTAATTGTAACAATGCCTAAGATGTCTGTTATAGTGGTAGAGGTAGGTAAAGTAGAGGAATGA
- a CDS encoding ABC transporter substrate-binding protein, whose translation MKSRKLVVLLLAILMTVGALLSGCSNTKTTSNNTSKNTSSNNSSTKQMKTFTLFYDTSTATPYDYTKTPVWKKLSELTGVNLQVSYLVGTDEKSKATLMISGGELPDLIQTSNETFELFREANDLVPLDDLIDKYGTNIKRWYSQEDLNKMRAKDGHIYYLTPARKALYLYPYSGFYLPLEVLRDAGWPKKLTLDQYFNIIEDYVKKHPTYNGQPVIGFTALTDSWKIFTLTGVPSYLAGNANTGDVWVDENNKAHPFAISQWAHDYYKKLNEEWNKGILDKQMFTRNYDSYLSLIASGRVLGFYDQRWDIQNAINSLEQQKLYDRVPFALPVTFDGVTKEDYNSMNMTGNSAGISITKSCKDPVAAFKFLDAMCSDEALKLENWGIEGKDYSVKDGKMYMTPEQLTQYKDSNYTKQEGIGQYWYFPHPNDGEKLADGNFVSPQDTPEYIASSYKPYEQEVLKAYNITNLSQMMAPPIETPYGFVYDISIPDSEQQIKIANQKASDLTRKYVAQMIPAKPDQFESIWKEYVSEMQKAHYDLEVPYIQQQIDWRIQHWGTK comes from the coding sequence ATGAAAAGTAGAAAATTGGTCGTGTTGCTGCTTGCAATTCTAATGACTGTAGGAGCACTTTTATCAGGTTGCAGCAATACAAAGACCACAAGCAATAATACAAGTAAAAATACATCAAGTAATAACAGCAGCACTAAACAAATGAAGACATTCACACTTTTCTATGACACATCGACTGCTACACCGTATGACTATACAAAAACGCCTGTGTGGAAAAAGCTTTCTGAATTGACAGGCGTTAATTTACAAGTAAGTTATCTCGTTGGTACAGATGAAAAATCAAAAGCGACACTTATGATTAGCGGTGGTGAATTGCCTGATTTAATTCAGACGAGCAATGAAACATTTGAGCTTTTTAGAGAGGCTAATGATCTGGTACCTCTTGATGACTTGATTGACAAATACGGTACAAACATAAAAAGATGGTATTCTCAAGAAGATTTAAACAAGATGAGAGCAAAAGATGGTCATATTTACTACTTAACACCAGCAAGAAAAGCATTGTATCTATATCCATACTCCGGTTTCTATCTTCCATTAGAGGTTTTAAGAGATGCTGGATGGCCTAAGAAATTAACGCTTGATCAGTATTTTAACATAATTGAAGATTATGTTAAAAAGCATCCGACATATAATGGTCAGCCAGTAATAGGATTTACTGCTCTCACTGATAGTTGGAAGATATTTACGTTAACTGGTGTTCCAAGTTACTTAGCTGGAAATGCTAATACAGGCGATGTATGGGTTGATGAAAACAATAAAGCGCATCCATTTGCAATAAGCCAATGGGCACATGATTACTACAAGAAGTTGAACGAAGAATGGAATAAAGGCATACTTGACAAGCAGATGTTTACTAGAAATTATGATTCATATCTATCTTTGATTGCATCGGGAAGGGTTTTAGGATTTTACGATCAACGTTGGGATATTCAAAATGCTATTAATTCACTAGAGCAACAAAAACTTTACGATAGAGTACCATTTGCCTTGCCTGTAACTTTCGATGGTGTTACAAAAGAAGACTATAATAGCATGAATATGACAGGCAACAGTGCAGGAATTAGCATAACAAAAAGCTGCAAAGATCCTGTTGCCGCATTCAAATTCTTAGATGCTATGTGCAGTGATGAAGCTTTGAAGCTTGAAAACTGGGGAATTGAAGGTAAAGATTATTCAGTAAAAGATGGAAAGATGTACATGACACCAGAACAATTGACTCAATATAAAGATAGCAATTATACTAAACAAGAAGGAATCGGACAATATTGGTATTTCCCACATCCAAATGATGGTGAAAAACTTGCAGATGGCAATTTTGTATCACCGCAAGATACTCCAGAATATATAGCAAGTTCATACAAACCATACGAACAAGAAGTATTAAAAGCATATAATATAACCAATTTGTCGCAAATGATGGCACCACCAATTGAGACACCTTATGGCTTTGTATACGATATAAGCATACCTGATAGTGAACAGCAGATTAAGATTGCAAACCAAAAAGCATCTGACCTTACAAGAAAATATGTAGCACAAATGATACCTGCAAAACCAGACCAGTTTGAAAGCATTTGGAAAGAATACGTTTCTGAAATGCAGAAAGCCCATTACGATCTTGAAGTGCCATATATCCAGCAGCAGATTGATTGGAGAATACAGCATTGGGGTACGAAATAA
- a CDS encoding ABC transporter permease, with protein MAVTDARVEVLSEEKMVNDKKDNRKKFFKKLVQQKELVLIVLPFLVLLIIFSYVPLWGWIIAFKNFNVAIGINKSPWVGLENFKMLFEDHTFYQSIRNTLGISILKYFLGFFSSITLAVLINEVRNMKFKRTVQTISYLPHFVSWVVAASIVLDVLSPDGVVNQLLLKLHIIKQSINFIGVPHLFWPLMALSDMWKEVGWNSIIYLAAMTAIDSELYEAASIDGAGRIRRIFSITLPSIVPTIKILLILNAGWILNAGFEQVFLLSNPMVIDYSQTLELYVYNYGIPMGRFSFATAAGIFNSVVSLAMVTLANRISKALSGESAF; from the coding sequence ATGGCTGTTACAGATGCTAGAGTAGAAGTTTTATCAGAAGAAAAGATGGTAAATGATAAAAAAGATAATAGGAAAAAATTTTTTAAAAAATTAGTTCAACAAAAAGAATTGGTATTGATTGTATTGCCGTTTCTTGTATTGTTGATTATATTTAGCTATGTTCCGTTATGGGGATGGATAATAGCATTTAAAAATTTTAATGTGGCTATTGGAATAAACAAATCTCCATGGGTTGGGCTAGAAAACTTCAAAATGCTGTTTGAAGATCATACTTTTTATCAGTCAATACGAAACACGTTAGGAATCAGTATTTTAAAATATTTTCTTGGATTTTTTTCTTCAATAACGTTAGCTGTTTTGATAAACGAAGTTAGAAATATGAAATTTAAAAGGACAGTACAGACAATATCGTACTTACCACATTTCGTTTCATGGGTTGTTGCGGCAAGCATTGTCCTCGATGTTTTATCACCAGATGGAGTCGTAAATCAGCTACTTTTAAAACTTCACATAATAAAACAGTCAATTAATTTCATAGGTGTGCCACACCTTTTCTGGCCATTAATGGCACTATCAGACATGTGGAAAGAAGTTGGGTGGAATTCAATTATCTATCTGGCAGCGATGACAGCCATAGACAGCGAATTATATGAAGCGGCCAGTATAGATGGAGCAGGCAGAATAAGAAGAATCTTTTCCATAACGCTGCCATCGATAGTTCCAACCATAAAAATACTTTTAATATTAAACGCTGGATGGATATTAAATGCAGGATTTGAGCAAGTATTTCTGTTGTCAAATCCAATGGTAATAGATTACTCACAGACATTGGAGCTGTATGTATACAATTATGGTATACCGATGGGCAGATTTTCATTTGCAACAGCGGCAGGCATATTCAATTCTGTTGTCTCTTTAGCGATGGTTACTCTGGCAAATAGGATATCAAAAGCACTTAGCGGTGAAAGTGCATTTTAA